CGTCGTGCCTTTCTTGTATTTAGGGTGGCCTTCGCAGGGGATGTCCTTCAGCGGCGTCTTGACCTCAAGATAGTCCCTGCCGTTGATCAGGAAATCGATCCGAGAATCGCCCAGCTTTACCTCCCTTTTTAAGCTCTTCACGGGGCCGAATATGCCGGGCATGAGGCCTTCCCGGAGGAAAAATTCCACGTAGGCGTTCGCCTTACCCTGATTAATGCCGATCCAGCGCTTCTTACGGGCGGAGGGCTGGTCCAGGGAGATGGCTTCCACCGTATACGCCGTCTTTCTTGCATCGCTGCCGCCCCGGGATAAAAGACATGGAATATCCTCGAATATGAGGCTGCCGATGCGGCCCGTCGACGGGCAGTGGCAAGCCTGAACCTTACCGTCTACCTTGACCATCATGACGAACCTGTTCGGCCGGGACTGGATGGTGCCTTCGACGAGGGGCGATGGAAAAATATATCTTTTACCGCTCATTCTCCCATTCTAATGCCCGACCGGAAGAATATCATCTTTGCGCTCGTCTCCGCTGCCATCTTTATGGACATGATGGTCTACACGCTAGTCATACCGGTGCTGCCCTCCTATGCCACGAAACTGGGGGCCGACACCGTCGCCATCGGGATAATCTACGGCGCTTTTTCGGTCTCGCTTCTTTTATTCAGCATCCCCTTCGGCATCTTATCCGACCGCTTAGGCCGCCGGTCCTTCATGATGCTGGGCATGCTCTCCCTGGCCGCCACGAACGTCTTATTCGCCCTTTCGGCTGACGTGCGCGTGCTTATCGCCGCCAGGCTGCTCCAGGGCATGTCCGGGGCTGCCACCTGGTCCGCGGGGCTGGCGATGCTGGCCGATACCTTCGGCCAGGAGGAGCGCGGCGGGCGGCTCGGGCTGGCCATGTCCGCCATGTCCGCGGGCACACTGCTCGGCCCTGTCGTAGGCGGGATCCTTTACGATAACCTGGGCTACGCGCTCACGTTCGCCATACCATCGGCCCTGGCCTGCATCGTCGGCCTGGCGTTCCTCCTGGTCAGCGAGCCGGCAGCGCGTGTTATCTCTGCCCCTTTCCACCAGCGCCTGACGCCTTATCTAAAGGCGCCCCGGATATTCCTGGCCATAACGCTCGCGGTCGTCGTCGGCGCCGCCACCTACGGAGTCCTGGAGCCCTTCATGCCCGTGTATATGTACGATATTTTCTCCGCGACGCCGACCATGGTGGGCCTGGCTTTTGGCGCCATGTCGCTCCTTAGCATCGTCTTTCAGCCCGTCGTGGGGCGGCTCTATGACCTGCGGGTCGGACGCCTTCTCATCGCGGCGGGCATGCTCGTTTCCGCCCTCGTCGTTGCCGGCTGCGTATCCATGCCGTCCTTCTTTTTGACGGCGGCGGTGTTCTCCCTTCTGGGCATCACCATGTGCTTTGCCCTGACGCCCATGCTTCCCCTTATATCGGACCTCTACGGCGGCGACGGCAGGGGAAGTTCCCTGGGCATGGTCTACGGCATCTATAACACGCTCTTTTCGCTGGGCCTGGCCCTGGGCCCGTTCGCCGGCGGCCTGATAGCGGCCCGTTACGGTTTTCCATTTACGGCGTATGCCCAGGCGGCGCTGCTGGCCATAGCGGGCTTCATCACATTTCTTGCATTACGGCCGCATGCGAGATAGCACGGCCTTTAAAACCGGAAAAATATAATATTATAGTAATCATAATATAAACTATTGAAAAATGAGCATGCAAAACAGAAGGGCGAGCCTATATGGTCACTATTTATGTGGATGGAAGGCCTGTACAGGTCCCGGTACACACGAGCGCGTCGGACATACGGCGCGCCGCGCACACTGACCGGAGCCGCCCCGTGGCGCGCTCCTGCGATGGCCGGAACGTCGTGGTCAGCGGGGCCATCGACGTGTCCGAAGGCGACCACTTTACTCTCGGGCGACCCTTCACTAAAAGCATGCAAAAGTTCAAGGTCCTCTCTTCCAGGAAGCAGCGTAAATCCGACCGGTCTGTCCGGCTGTTCTTCCCGATGCCACAATACGAGCGCATGCGAGAGGCGTTCGAGGCTTCAGAAGCGGCGTCCAGGGAAGGATATGCGATGGCCAGGTGCGGCAGCCGCACGGACGGCTCAAGAAAAAATAAGGACTATTTTGTGAGAGAGCTTTACATACCGGCAAAAGATGATCTCTTCCAGCAGTCCAGCGTCACGGTTACACCGGGGGCCGAGTTTATCGAGGCCGTGTTCAGCAAAGCATCGGAGAAGGGCGATACCGTGCTCGAGATACATACACACGCCGGCTCCCGGGAGCCCAACTTCTCCTGGATGGACATCGAGAACGGCCTGGAGAACGGCCGTTTCCTGCGGTCCTGCGGGCTGCGCTTTGCCATGGCCGTGATCGGCGGGGCCGGATTCTCATTTTGCGAGTACGACGGGGACCACGATTCCCTCTCGATGCCCGAGAGCGCCCGTGTCAGTGTATTCAGCCGGAACGGTCTCCGGGACGCCCTGGTACATAAAAGCAGCTCTTCCTGCGAGATCCTATCGCCGACCCGCCCGGAGGCCATCCGGGTGGCCGTCGCGGGCCTTGACGGCATCGGCTTCGGCATATGCCAGAAGCTGGCCGGGCTGGGAGTAAAAGACTTTATCCTGCTCGACGACCGGGAGCTCGGCGATAATAACCCCGATATTTTGCCATATACGGGCGGGGCGGGTAAAAAAAGGACAAGGGCCGCGCAGAACATGCTCAAGAAAGCATCGAAAGACATAAGGGCAGTGGCCGTCAACAACATCGCCAGGAACGCCCGGGGCGCGCTCCGGGAATGCGACGTCATCTTTTATTGTGGTAAGGACGATGCGCTGAAATCGGCCATAGCCGAGGTTTCGCTTAAGTACCTCATACCGTGCATCGAGGCGCATACGGTAATAAAAGAGGGGCAGAAAGGCCCGTACGGCAGCGTAAGAGTGCTTATACCCTCTATCACCGGTTGCAGCATGTGCTCCGGCGAGTCCCGGGAAGGCTCCTCTTCGTGCGTTCCGGTCGACGACGTTGTCTGCTCCACGGCCATCGGGGAGCTAATGGATATGCTATCGGGCAGGCCCCGTGATTCCGACCATATCGAATACGACCCGGCGACGCAGGCCTTCGAGCGTAAGCGGCTGGAGTGGAATGAAGCATGCCCTCTCTGCGGCAGGGAAGGCGTGCGCGGCGCGGGCGACGAAAGGCGGCCTCGCCGGTATTAGCCAGAAAAGTATATCATCCCCATCATATTCTAATTATATCGGCCATGGTCGATGAGACACTTTCAAAGCATGAGCGAGAGAATCTCCTGATCAAGCTTGATAAAGAATTCGCCTTCGCCGGCGCGACCATACCGGCATACCTGGAGGTGGGC
This is a stretch of genomic DNA from Methanocella sp.. It encodes these proteins:
- a CDS encoding DNA/RNA nuclease SfsA yields the protein MSGKRYIFPSPLVEGTIQSRPNRFVMMVKVDGKVQACHCPSTGRIGSLIFEDIPCLLSRGGSDARKTAYTVEAISLDQPSARKKRWIGINQGKANAYVEFFLREGLMPGIFGPVKSLKREVKLGDSRIDFLINGRDYLEVKTPLKDIPCEGHPKYKKGTTKFNGLERLVKHFCDISGSIERGSKAVILMCYMFEAVPFCVPGEPEPAIVDAARNAALKGMGHWQSNLRIDETGIELLRYFELRLF
- a CDS encoding ThiF family adenylyltransferase, with product MVTIYVDGRPVQVPVHTSASDIRRAAHTDRSRPVARSCDGRNVVVSGAIDVSEGDHFTLGRPFTKSMQKFKVLSSRKQRKSDRSVRLFFPMPQYERMREAFEASEAASREGYAMARCGSRTDGSRKNKDYFVRELYIPAKDDLFQQSSVTVTPGAEFIEAVFSKASEKGDTVLEIHTHAGSREPNFSWMDIENGLENGRFLRSCGLRFAMAVIGGAGFSFCEYDGDHDSLSMPESARVSVFSRNGLRDALVHKSSSSCEILSPTRPEAIRVAVAGLDGIGFGICQKLAGLGVKDFILLDDRELGDNNPDILPYTGGAGKKRTRAAQNMLKKASKDIRAVAVNNIARNARGALRECDVIFYCGKDDALKSAIAEVSLKYLIPCIEAHTVIKEGQKGPYGSVRVLIPSITGCSMCSGESREGSSSCVPVDDVVCSTAIGELMDMLSGRPRDSDHIEYDPATQAFERKRLEWNEACPLCGREGVRGAGDERRPRRY
- a CDS encoding MFS transporter encodes the protein MPDRKNIIFALVSAAIFMDMMVYTLVIPVLPSYATKLGADTVAIGIIYGAFSVSLLLFSIPFGILSDRLGRRSFMMLGMLSLAATNVLFALSADVRVLIAARLLQGMSGAATWSAGLAMLADTFGQEERGGRLGLAMSAMSAGTLLGPVVGGILYDNLGYALTFAIPSALACIVGLAFLLVSEPAARVISAPFHQRLTPYLKAPRIFLAITLAVVVGAATYGVLEPFMPVYMYDIFSATPTMVGLAFGAMSLLSIVFQPVVGRLYDLRVGRLLIAAGMLVSALVVAGCVSMPSFFLTAAVFSLLGITMCFALTPMLPLISDLYGGDGRGSSLGMVYGIYNTLFSLGLALGPFAGGLIAARYGFPFTAYAQAALLAIAGFITFLALRPHAR